From a region of the Falco peregrinus isolate bFalPer1 chromosome 5, bFalPer1.pri, whole genome shotgun sequence genome:
- the SGO1 gene encoding shugoshin 1: MAEYLKKTFEDSLTEIKERMKEKRNQKWIKLGKTSQISTVKCKVTTNSSKQMKSIQANNRALAQALQEEKLKLRDAQATIFHLQKDYCDLQFQMLDLQRNLRHKQAQGLVENRLLALNEVISSVSPDLLGSVDHLGPANNLCSNQSVPSSVLEHSSSVAGQIHSVGPLQCADGDDQALSSGMEAGSDRNELAHSLSEICEESDNATSLITIVPGKGQTSHFQLDNIRSELENVTSSAEGKFSDVLPKSVSTRRRYSKMRNYDELCTSVLDYSEAPGSTTGHSKQDEIRLEGLERCNVENTNLDISQLNENNVGSELVLRRTNSETAQFNFNNNSDLKHSLCKSREGSQVRKKKHQKGKPEWPIKISRQRPKKGQDKEASKEKLDFLGGTSDAYDFNFEESVHVTPFRQNKVNDTDTDVDDKEDLSETNTTELSDVEDDSNDSLYEPYKSKSKKRKSSVDKDTSPVHTRPRSKRLLAQHEQKLHNEKETESNKLSDKSMGQPSEPSRGHLSDVTNTTLLLPSTGNTTTHPEGEQPRSPKRKRSCTLAVNYKEPSIAAKLRRGDPFTDINFLNSPIFKQKKDNKCRSLKKKCLLKYNEKFVGCH, from the exons ATGGCAgaatacttgaaaaaaaccttcGAAGACAGcctgactgaaataaaagaacgaatgaaagagaaaagaaatcagaaatggaTAAAGTTGGGTAAAACTAGCCAGATCTCCACCGTAAAGTGCAAAGTAACAA CCAACAGCTCCAAGCAAATGAAGAGCATCCAAGCAAACAACAGAGCTCTAGCGCAGgctttgcaagaagaaaagctcAAACTGAGGGATGCCCAGGCtaccatttttcatttacagaaagaCTATTGTGATCTGCAGTTCCAGATGCTTGATTTGCAAAGAAATCTTAGGCACAAGCAAGCACAAGGACTTGTTGAG AATCGACTGTTGGCCTTGAATGAGGTAATTTCAAGTGTTTCTCCGGATTTACTGGGCTCAGTTGATCACCTTGGTCCAGCAAATAATTTGTGTTCT AATCAGAGTGTGCCTTCTTCAGTTCTTGAACATAGTTCCAGTGTTGCAGGACAAATACATTCAGT AGGACCTCTACAGTGTGCTGATGGAGATGATCAAGCACTTTCAAGTGGGATGGAGGCTGGTAGTGATAGAAATGAGCTGGCTCATTCCCTGTCAGAGATCTGTGAGGAATCTGATAATGCCACTTCCTTAATCACAATAGTTCCAGGCAAAG GACAAACATCTCACTTTCAACTGGACAACATAAGGTCAGAGCTGGAAAATGTTACTTCAAGTGCAGAGGGTAAATTCAGTGATGTGTTACCAAAAAGTGTGTCTACCAGACGTCGCTATTCAAAGATGAGAAATTATGATGAACTTTGCACCAGTGTCTTGGACTATTCAGAAGCACCTGGTTCAACAACAGGGCATTCTAAACAGGATGAAATTAGACTTGAAGGTCTAGAGAGGTGTAATGTAGAAAACACAAATTTGGATATTTCTCAGCTGAATGAAAACAATGTGGGCTCAGAGCTGGTGTTGAGGCGGACAAATTCTGAAACTGCACAGTTCAACTTTAACAATAATTCTGATCTTAAACATTCTCTGTGTAAAAGCAGAGAAGGCTCTCaagtaaggaaaaagaagcatcaGAAGGGAAAACCGGAATGGCCTATAAAGATTTCCAGACAAAGACCAAAAAAAGGACAGGATAAAGAGGCTTCCAAAGAAAAGCTGGATTTCTTGGGCGGCACCAGTGATGCTTATGACTTTAATTTTGAAGAGAGTGTCCATGTTACACCTTTTCGACAAAATAAGGTGAATGACACAGACACTGATGTGGATGACAAAGAAGACTTATCTGAAACTAATACCACTGAGTTGAGTGATGTTGAAGACGATTCAAATGATAGCCTTTATGAGCCTTACAAGAGTAAATcgaaaaaaaggaagagttcaGTGGACAAAGATACATCACCAGTCCATACTAGGCCAAGGTCTAAAAGACTTTTGGCACAGCATGAGCAGAAACTCCATAATGAAAAAGAGACTGAAAGCAATAAATTAAGTGACAAGTCTATGG GGCAGCCTTCTGAGCCGTCTCGTGGTCATCTTTCTGATGTTACCAATACCACTTTGTTGCTCCCCAGCACTGGGAACACAACTACTCACCCAGAAGGTGAACAACCACGATCTCCAAAACGCAAGCGAAGCTGTACTCTTGCTGTGAACTATAAAGAACCAAGTATTGCAGC gaaaCTCAGGAGAGGAGATCCATTTACAGATATAAATTTCCTGAATTCTCCaattttcaagcagaaaaaagataataaatgccgttctcttaagaaaaaatgtctgtTGAAATACAATGAGAAATTTGTTGGTTGTCATTGA